ATCCACCCGATCGAACCGCGCTGGAGTACGCCGGAAGCGAGGGCGAGCGCGAGACGCTCACCTTCGGCGACCTGACCGAGCGCTCGAACCGCTTTGCCAGCGTCCTTTCGGGCCTCGTCGACCGCGGCGACCGCGTCTTCTCGTATCTGCCCCGCGTCCCCGAACACTACGTCGCGCTCGTGGGAACCCTCAAGGCCGGCGCCGTCTTCGGCGGGGTCAACGAACGGTTCGGCCCGGAGGGGATCGCCTACCGCCTCGACGACTGTGAGGCGAAGGCGATCGTCACGACCGCCGCGAACCGCGAGACGGTCGCCGACGCCCTCGAAGACGCCCCGTCGGTCGAACACGTCATCGTCGTCGGGAACGGTCGGGAGGGAGATCTCGACTTCCACGCCGAGTGCGGGGCGGCGAGCCCCGAGTTCGAGGCCGTCCGAACCAGTGGCGAGGACGACGCCCTGCTCTACTACACCAGCGGTACTACTGGCAGGGCGAAGGGCGTGCTCCACAAACACCGCTGGGTCGCGGGCGTCGCGGCCACCCAGCGCTTCGCGGTCGACCTCCAGGACGGGGACCTCTACTGGTCGACCGGGGATCTGGGCTGGCTCACCGGCCCGATCAACACCCTCGGAGCCTGGTTCTGGGGGACGAGCCAGTTCACCTACGAGGGCGAGTTCGACCCCGAGGCGTGGGCGGAACTGCTCGACGAGTATCCCATTACCGTCCTTTTCAGCGTTCCCACCGCCTACCGGATGCTGCGCGAGAAGGAGTCGGTCCTCGACGAGGTGGACTTGGACCTGCGTCACGCCCTCTCGATCGGCGAACCCCTCTCCGCTGGCGTCGTCGACTGGGGCGAGGACGTTCTGGGGGTGACGATCCACGACACCTACGGCCAGACCGAGACGGGCAACATGATTATCAACAACTACCCGACGATGGAGATCCGGCCCGGTAGCATGGGCAAACCCCTCCCCGGAATCGAGGCGACCGTCGTGGATCCCGAGACGGGCGAACCCCTTCCGCCGGGCGAGACTGGCGAGATCGCCCAGCGCGGAAACTACCCCTGCTTTTTCGCCGAATACTGGGAGCAGCCCGAGAAGACCGCCGAGTGTTTCGTAAACGATTGGTACCTCTCGGGTGATCTGGGTTACCTCGACGAGGATGGGTACTTCTGGTTCGAGGGACGGGCCGACGACGTGATCATCTCCTCGGGCTACCGGATCGGTCCCTTCGAGGTCGAGAGCTCGCTCGGCGAACATCCCGCCGTCGCGGAGGCCGCCGTCGTCCCCAAATCCGACCCCGAGCGGGGCAACATCGTCAAGGCATACGTCGTCCTCAGCGAGGGGACCGACCCCTCCGAGGGACTCGTCGGCGACATCCAGAACCACGTCAAGGACGAACTCGCGGCCCACGAGTACCCGCGAGAGATCGAGTTCGTCGAGGAACTACCCAAGACCGTGACCGGGAAGATCCGCCGGACCGAACTCCGAGACGAGACCGCCTAGTCGCTCACCGACAGCGGCCCCACCGGTCGTTTCGGTCCGGCCCCTTCGCGCACTCCTTCGAACTCTCCCCGGTACTCGACCTCGGGGACGAACTCGATCGGTTCGGGTTCCACCCGGTCCGATTCGCCGTAGCACTCGAACTCCCACGCGTTCCCCGCCGTCGCCTCGTGCTGTGGCTCGCCGTACCGCGACTCCGGATCTACGTCGCCCGACTCGGATCTCCTGCTGAACATTGATTCGTACTCGAGTAAACTACCACCAGGACAATAACTCTATCCCACAAACAACTAGTGGTGTATAATGACCCCAGGTGGAACCGTATATCCCTACGACTCGTATTTGCTGGCGACGACCTCGCGGATCCGGCCCGCCGTCACCTCGCCGACGCCCGCCGCCTCCTGGAGGTCCTCCTCGCTCGCGGTCAGCACCGCCTCGACGCTCCCGAACTCCGAGAGCAGGGAGCGGGCAGTCACGGGTCCGATGTCGGCGATCGACCCGACGACGTACTCCTGTTGTTCAGCGAGCGTCTTCGAGGACTTCCTGCCGTGGACGCTGACCTCGCGCTTTTCGACCTCCTGTTCGCGCCCCGCGATGACGGCCAGCAGGTCGGCGGTGTCGGCCTCGTCCTCGGTTCGCAACACGGAGGCCCCGAAGTCGATCGCGAGACTCGCGAGCGCTCCTCGAATGGCGTTCGGGTGGACGTTTCGCTCCTCGTAGAGCCCCTCGCCCTCGATGATCACGACGGGCCGCGAGTAGTGCCGGGCCATGTCCCCGACCTGCTCGAACACCGAGCGGTCGCCGCCGACGAGGGTGTCGAGGAAGTCCGTCACGGATTTGCGCTCTACTGCGACCCGGTCCGAGAGGACGTAGTCGCCGACCTCCAATGTCTCGAGGCGCGTGCTGATCCCCTCGCGCGTCGAGAGGTCCCGGGCGATCGTCGCGTCGAGTTCGCGCTGGTCGGCGACGATCTCGATCCCGTCCTCGGCGTCGGGAACCACGCGGTCGGCGGGATCGACGTCCCCGCCGTCTTCCCCGTCTCCACCCTCGCTTCCTTCCGTCTCCGGTTCGTAGGATTCCAGCCCGTGTCGGAGGTCGCCCCCGGTGTCCCCCTCACCGTCGCTTCCCGCACCGTCGGCGTCGAAGTCGGCGAGTCGGCGCTGGCTCGGGTCGAGTTGTTCCTCCACCTCCTCCGCCACCCCCTTCAGCTTCCGGAGTTCCGACTCCATCTCCTTCTCGCGCCGCCGGGAGATCCAGAAGTACGCCTCGTCGCGGGTGTCCTCCGCCAGGAGGACGACCACGCGGCCCTCGTCCTGTCTTCCCGTCCTCCCTTTGCGCTGGATCGCCCGAATCGCCGTCGGGACGGGTTCGTAAAAGAGCACGAGGTCCACCTCGGGCACGTCCAGGCCCTCCTCCGCGACCGAGGTCGAGACCAGCACCTCGAACTCGCCCGCCCGGAAGGCATCGAGCACCTCCTTCTGTTGTTTCTGGGTCATCCCCGAACTCCCCTCCTTGTCGCCCTGCCCGACGAATCGCCGGGCGTCGACGTGCTCCGAGAGGAACTCGGTGAGGGTCTCGGCGGTGTCGCGGTACTCGGTGAAGACGATCACCCGCTGTCCCCCGTCGACCAGCGTCTCGATGGCGAGGCGCCGCGTCTCCGAGAGCTTCGGGTGGAGGTCGTCGTACGCGTCGGCTCGCCGCATCGCCTCCCGGACTTTGGGCTCGCTGACGAGTCGCTGGCTCGCCTTCGACGCGCCCGACGAGCGCGCCTCGTTTCGCAGGCGCTCGAAGTAGGCTTCGAGGGACTCGACGCCCTGGGACTCGACCACCTCGACGGCGTGTTTCAGCTTCATCACCTCGGCGTGGACCGACATCCCCTGATAGCCCTCCGACTGGTCGTTCCCAATCAGCTTCTGGAGTTCGCTTCGCACGCCGAACAGTTCCTTCCGGGAGACGTCGACCCGCGCCGAGCCGATCACGCCGAGTTCCTTCAGCCTCTCCAGGCGGTCCTTGATCACCTCGTTGAGCGCGTCGCGGATCTCGACGATCTCCTCGGGGACCTCGATACGTTTCCACTCGACTTCCGTCTCGTAGGTGTACTCCGCGACGTCCGAGTCGTCCTCGGTCATCACCTCGACCTCGGTGATCCCGAGGTTCTCACACACCTCCAGAATCGCCTCCTCGCCACCTCCGGGGGAAGCGCTCATCCCCGTTACTAGTGGGTTTTCGGCGTCCGCGTGGTAGCGTTCGGCGATATATACATATGAATAGTCGCCGGTCGCGCGGTGACACTCGTCGAAGGTGAGGTGGACGACCTCCGAAAGGGAGATCCGCCCGCCGACGAGGTCGTTCTCGACGACCTGCGGGGTGGCGATGACTATTCGAGAATCGTCCCACAGCGCCGCCCGGTCG
The sequence above is drawn from the Halalkalicoccus sp. NIPERK01 genome and encodes:
- a CDS encoding acyl-CoA synthetase → MSTHNMADYDELCERFEWDDIYAEADWDAPDELNVAHEVCDRHPPDRTALEYAGSEGERETLTFGDLTERSNRFASVLSGLVDRGDRVFSYLPRVPEHYVALVGTLKAGAVFGGVNERFGPEGIAYRLDDCEAKAIVTTAANRETVADALEDAPSVEHVIVVGNGREGDLDFHAECGAASPEFEAVRTSGEDDALLYYTSGTTGRAKGVLHKHRWVAGVAATQRFAVDLQDGDLYWSTGDLGWLTGPINTLGAWFWGTSQFTYEGEFDPEAWAELLDEYPITVLFSVPTAYRMLREKESVLDEVDLDLRHALSIGEPLSAGVVDWGEDVLGVTIHDTYGQTETGNMIINNYPTMEIRPGSMGKPLPGIEATVVDPETGEPLPPGETGEIAQRGNYPCFFAEYWEQPEKTAECFVNDWYLSGDLGYLDEDGYFWFEGRADDVIISSGYRIGPFEVESSLGEHPAVAEAAVVPKSDPERGNIVKAYVVLSEGTDPSEGLVGDIQNHVKDELAAHEYPREIEFVEELPKTVTGKIRRTELRDETA
- a CDS encoding DEAD/DEAH box helicase translates to MAATDEQIPRVDHPLLTPGFIERRLYQIQLAGTAKAAHTLVCLPTGLGKTTVSLLVTAERLNDLGGKSLFLAPTKPLVEQHAEFYREALEIPDEEIVVFTGEVRPDDRAALWDDSRIVIATPQVVENDLVGGRISLSEVVHLTFDECHRATGDYSYVYIAERYHADAENPLVTGMSASPGGGEEAILEVCENLGITEVEVMTEDDSDVAEYTYETEVEWKRIEVPEEIVEIRDALNEVIKDRLERLKELGVIGSARVDVSRKELFGVRSELQKLIGNDQSEGYQGMSVHAEVMKLKHAVEVVESQGVESLEAYFERLRNEARSSGASKASQRLVSEPKVREAMRRADAYDDLHPKLSETRRLAIETLVDGGQRVIVFTEYRDTAETLTEFLSEHVDARRFVGQGDKEGSSGMTQKQQKEVLDAFRAGEFEVLVSTSVAEEGLDVPEVDLVLFYEPVPTAIRAIQRKGRTGRQDEGRVVVLLAEDTRDEAYFWISRRREKEMESELRKLKGVAEEVEEQLDPSQRRLADFDADGAGSDGEGDTGGDLRHGLESYEPETEGSEGGDGEDGGDVDPADRVVPDAEDGIEIVADQRELDATIARDLSTREGISTRLETLEVGDYVLSDRVAVERKSVTDFLDTLVGGDRSVFEQVGDMARHYSRPVVIIEGEGLYEERNVHPNAIRGALASLAIDFGASVLRTEDEADTADLLAVIAGREQEVEKREVSVHGRKSSKTLAEQQEYVVGSIADIGPVTARSLLSEFGSVEAVLTASEEDLQEAAGVGEVTAGRIREVVASKYES